A window from Thioclava sp. GXIMD2076 encodes these proteins:
- a CDS encoding amino acid ABC transporter permease produces MELFLANFANIDSLKQTWPLLAQGLVVTMQLVLVCLPLAALSGLLVGVLYSFAPPAARRILVIVIDLLRSFPVLVLLIVIYYSLPSVGIKISAFSAVVLALVLNNTGYFGEIFRAGLVSLDKGQTEAAQALGFGPIRMMIWILLPQALRRVAAPCASNALELAKGTSIASIVALPELLRSANVAQQQVYNPTPLTATAIIFFVLLWPFSRWVSVLERRAIIRRG; encoded by the coding sequence ATGGAACTCTTCCTCGCGAATTTCGCCAATATCGACTCCCTGAAACAGACATGGCCGCTTCTGGCCCAGGGCCTTGTGGTGACCATGCAGCTGGTGCTTGTCTGCCTGCCGCTTGCCGCGCTATCGGGTCTTCTGGTGGGGGTGCTCTATTCCTTCGCCCCGCCTGCCGCCCGCCGTATTCTGGTGATCGTGATCGACCTTCTGCGCTCGTTCCCCGTGCTGGTCCTGCTGATCGTCATCTATTACAGCCTGCCCTCGGTCGGCATCAAGATCTCGGCCTTCTCTGCCGTGGTGCTGGCACTCGTGCTCAACAATACTGGCTATTTCGGCGAGATCTTCCGCGCGGGGCTTGTCTCACTCGACAAGGGCCAGACCGAGGCCGCGCAGGCGCTCGGTTTCGGTCCGATCCGCATGATGATCTGGATCCTGTTGCCGCAGGCCCTGCGCCGGGTGGCTGCCCCTTGCGCCTCCAACGCGCTCGAGCTGGCCAAAGGCACCTCGATCGCCTCGATCGTGGCGCTGCCGGAACTCCTGCGCTCGGCCAATGTGGCCCAGCAACAGGTCTATAACCCGACGCCGCTCACCGCGACCGCGATCATCTTCTTCGTGCTCCTATGGCCCTTCTCGCGCTGGGTGTCGGTGCTCGAACGCCGCGCGATCATCCGTCGGGGCTGA
- a CDS encoding amino acid ABC transporter permease, whose translation MDKLAQNFFNTEVMLAALPSVFQGFLITIEVSFAIIAIGLVLGMALALLRLTGSRLLSALVTAWIEIFRTLPQLVILIFLFFALPYAGIALSPFVATAFALGFVLSAFCAEIFTASIMALPKGQWEAAHALGFGTFRTLWLIILPQSVRLATPLVTNRVIAVTKGSALGTAVSLNDTLGSAESIMSITANPSPLMLAAAFYLAFYIPLVACSRWLERRASSHKGA comes from the coding sequence ATGGATAAACTCGCGCAAAATTTCTTCAATACCGAGGTGATGCTCGCGGCGCTGCCATCGGTCTTCCAGGGCTTCCTCATCACGATCGAGGTTTCTTTCGCCATCATCGCCATCGGGCTTGTGCTCGGCATGGCGCTGGCCCTGTTACGTCTGACCGGATCGCGGCTGCTGAGCGCGCTGGTTACGGCGTGGATCGAGATCTTCCGCACCCTGCCGCAGCTCGTGATCCTGATCTTCCTCTTCTTCGCGCTGCCCTATGCGGGGATCGCGCTCTCGCCCTTCGTGGCTACGGCCTTTGCGCTCGGCTTCGTGCTCTCGGCCTTTTGCGCCGAGATCTTCACCGCCTCCATCATGGCGCTGCCCAAAGGTCAGTGGGAGGCCGCCCATGCCTTGGGCTTCGGCACCTTCCGCACGCTCTGGCTGATCATCCTGCCGCAATCGGTGCGGCTCGCCACGCCGCTTGTGACGAACCGCGTGATCGCGGTCACCAAAGGCTCGGCGCTCGGCACGGCGGTCTCGCTCAATGACACGCTGGGCTCGGCCGAGAGCATCATGTCGATCACCGCGAACCCCTCCCCGCTGATGCTGGCCGCCGCCTTCTATCTGGCGTTCTATATACCGCTCGTCGCCTGTTCCCGCTGGCTCGAACGCCGCGCCAGCTCGCACAAAGGAGCCTGA